One part of the Nocardioides zeae genome encodes these proteins:
- a CDS encoding DUF3817 domain-containing protein, which translates to MSPRRLFRVVAVTEACTWALLLVGMFLKYVTETTEAVVSVGGMLHGIAFIAYLLTTIVVAQDQRWSFGRTITGLASAVPPFFTVWFDLATERKGLLGDTWRLASEPASGGLEKPVSWLVRKPLQGLAAGVVAVAVLTGLALLAGPPVG; encoded by the coding sequence ATGTCGCCCCGCCGCCTGTTCCGTGTCGTCGCCGTCACCGAGGCCTGCACCTGGGCCCTCCTGCTCGTCGGCATGTTCCTGAAGTACGTCACGGAGACGACCGAGGCGGTCGTCAGCGTCGGCGGCATGCTCCACGGCATCGCCTTCATCGCCTACCTGCTGACGACGATCGTCGTGGCGCAGGACCAGCGGTGGTCCTTCGGCCGCACGATCACGGGCCTCGCCTCCGCGGTCCCGCCGTTCTTCACCGTCTGGTTCGACCTCGCGACGGAGCGCAAGGGCCTGCTCGGCGACACGTGGCGCCTCGCGAGCGAGCCGGCGTCGGGTGGCCTGGAGAAGCCCGTCTCCTGGCTCGTGCGCAAGCCGCTCCAGGGCCTCGCCGCCGGCGTCGTCGCCGTCGCCGTGCTGACCGGCCTCGCACTCCTCGCCGGGCCCCCGGTCGGCTGA
- the purS gene encoding phosphoribosylformylglycinamidine synthase subunit PurS has protein sequence MARVVVDVMPKPEILDPQGKAVAGALPRLGFTGISEVRQGKRFELEVAEVTDEVLAQVHEAAEKLLSNPVIENFTVRVEDQA, from the coding sequence GTGGCCCGTGTGGTCGTCGACGTCATGCCCAAGCCCGAGATCCTCGACCCGCAGGGCAAGGCGGTGGCCGGCGCCCTGCCGCGCCTCGGCTTCACCGGCATCAGCGAGGTCCGCCAGGGCAAGCGCTTCGAGCTCGAGGTCGCCGAGGTCACCGACGAGGTGCTCGCGCAGGTCCACGAGGCCGCCGAGAAGCTGCTGTCCAACCCCGTGATCGAGAACTTCACGGTGCGGGTGGAGGACCAGGCGTGA
- a CDS encoding acyltransferase family protein, whose amino-acid sequence MTPPTATLQRSPEAGSAPRPAAEAAPTVDPHTSPQPAGTPHPPRVRAIDGLRGVAVTAVVLYHLFPTLVPGGYLGVDVFFVISGFVITASLVHQRRVEGGPGLVRFWVRRAQRLLPALLTLLVTVAAAAALVGPVVSGRLREQVLSALTFTSNWFQASAEFSYFDHTDPPLLQHLWSLAVEEQFYLAWPLVLALLLVAVRRPRTRVLVVLGAAAASAGAMAWLHTPGQDPSRLYFGTDTHGFGLLLGAAAALAVPLLTGAPRTARVAAVQRALTHPVVPVAAALGVLLGMARLRDGLDLTYRGGIAAVALATALLLVGLVVRRGGPVRAVLATRPVVWLGERSYGIYLWHWPVLVLLRGAFPDSSGMLRGALTVYLTLAAASLSWRYVERPILRHGFRGAGRRAWRVVRADLLPRGAVLLVGLAALGLLAGQGLRQAPDRGQVESLVAAGQDALAASGAALDDGSGAAPEEPDQPAPPALEGATPAEIGAQTVVIGDSVTLAAAPGLVAELPGVGVDAAVGRQLAEAPAIVTALRESGRLRPYLVVALGTNGDISSRDLSAIVAAMGEGHRLVLVTAHGDRSWMPEVNRKLQAFVTAHPWVGLARWDQAAAQVTDFASDGIHPGEQGGGVFARTVAETLRTLP is encoded by the coding sequence ATGACTCCTCCCACCGCCACCCTCCAGCGGTCGCCCGAGGCCGGCTCCGCGCCGCGTCCGGCGGCCGAGGCGGCCCCGACGGTCGACCCGCACACGAGCCCCCAGCCCGCCGGGACGCCCCACCCGCCGCGGGTGCGCGCCATCGATGGGCTCCGCGGGGTCGCGGTCACGGCCGTGGTGCTCTACCACCTGTTCCCGACGCTCGTGCCGGGCGGTTACCTCGGCGTCGACGTCTTCTTCGTCATCTCCGGTTTCGTCATCACGGCCAGCCTGGTCCACCAGCGCCGGGTGGAGGGCGGTCCGGGTCTCGTCAGGTTCTGGGTACGGCGCGCCCAGCGTCTCCTGCCCGCCCTGCTGACGCTGCTCGTCACCGTCGCGGCGGCTGCGGCCCTCGTCGGCCCGGTCGTCAGCGGCCGCCTGCGCGAGCAGGTGCTGTCGGCGCTGACGTTCACCAGCAACTGGTTCCAGGCGAGCGCCGAGTTCTCCTACTTCGACCACACCGACCCGCCGCTCCTGCAGCACCTGTGGTCGCTGGCGGTCGAGGAGCAGTTCTACCTCGCCTGGCCGCTGGTCCTCGCGCTCCTCCTCGTCGCGGTCCGACGACCCCGCACACGGGTCCTCGTGGTGCTCGGCGCGGCGGCCGCCAGCGCCGGCGCGATGGCGTGGCTCCACACCCCGGGCCAGGACCCGAGCCGCCTCTACTTCGGCACCGACACCCACGGCTTCGGCCTCCTGCTCGGCGCGGCCGCCGCCCTCGCCGTGCCGCTGCTGACCGGCGCGCCGCGCACCGCGCGGGTGGCCGCGGTGCAGCGCGCGCTGACGCATCCCGTCGTACCGGTCGCGGCGGCGCTCGGCGTGCTCCTCGGCATGGCGAGGCTGCGCGACGGCCTCGACCTGACCTATCGCGGCGGCATCGCCGCCGTCGCCCTCGCGACGGCCCTCCTCCTCGTGGGGCTCGTCGTCCGCCGCGGCGGACCGGTCCGCGCGGTGCTCGCGACCCGCCCCGTGGTGTGGCTGGGCGAGCGGAGCTACGGCATCTACCTGTGGCACTGGCCCGTCCTCGTGCTGCTGCGCGGCGCGTTCCCCGACAGCTCGGGCATGCTGCGCGGCGCCCTGACGGTCTACCTCACCCTCGCGGCGGCGTCGTTGAGCTGGCGGTACGTCGAGCGGCCGATCCTGCGCCACGGCTTCCGGGGCGCCGGCCGGCGGGCCTGGCGGGTCGTCCGCGCGGACCTGCTCCCCCGGGGCGCCGTGCTGCTCGTCGGCCTGGCGGCCCTGGGCCTGCTGGCCGGCCAGGGCCTCCGCCAGGCGCCGGACCGCGGCCAGGTGGAGAGCCTCGTCGCGGCCGGCCAGGACGCGCTGGCCGCGTCGGGAGCCGCGCTGGACGACGGGTCGGGCGCGGCGCCGGAGGAGCCCGACCAGCCGGCGCCGCCGGCCCTGGAGGGGGCCACGCCCGCCGAGATCGGCGCGCAGACCGTCGTCATCGGTGACTCGGTCACGCTCGCGGCCGCCCCCGGCCTCGTGGCCGAGCTCCCCGGCGTCGGCGTCGACGCCGCCGTCGGGCGCCAGCTCGCGGAGGCGCCCGCGATCGTGACCGCGCTGCGGGAGTCGGGCCGGCTGCGGCCCTACCTCGTGGTCGCCCTCGGCACGAACGGCGACATCAGCAGCCGCGACCTCAGCGCCATCGTCGCAGCCATGGGTGAGGGGCACCGGCTGGTGCTCGTCACGGCCCACGGCGACCGCTCCTGGATGCCCGAGGTCAACCGCAAGCTCCAGGCGTTCGTGACCGCCCACCCCTGGGTCGGCCTCGCCCGCTGGGACCAGGCGGCCGCGCAGGTCACCGACTTCGCCTCCGACGGGATCCACCCCGGCGAGCAGGGCGGCGGGGTCTTCGCGCGCACGGTCGCGGAGACGCTCCGCACACTGCCCTGA
- a CDS encoding general stress protein produces the protein MSNRVPPGAAGALSLEFPQSLAVYDDYAAAQRTVDHLSDAEFPVENCMIVGTDLKQVERVTGRLTYPKVAAAGAISGAWLGLFLGLIFSFFVDQGLGAILLSTVLLGVAFSVVWAVLGYAATGGRRDFSSVSSVVATRYEVLVEHKHAARARELLADLPGALPNPFA, from the coding sequence ATGTCCAACCGCGTCCCGCCCGGCGCTGCCGGCGCCCTGTCCCTCGAGTTCCCGCAGTCGCTCGCGGTGTACGACGACTACGCCGCCGCCCAGCGCACCGTCGACCACCTCTCCGACGCCGAGTTCCCCGTCGAGAACTGCATGATCGTCGGCACCGACCTCAAGCAGGTCGAGCGCGTCACCGGTCGGCTCACCTATCCGAAGGTCGCCGCGGCCGGCGCCATCTCGGGCGCGTGGCTCGGACTCTTCCTGGGCCTCATCTTCTCGTTCTTCGTCGACCAGGGCCTCGGCGCGATCCTGCTCTCGACGGTCCTGCTGGGCGTGGCGTTCAGCGTGGTCTGGGCGGTGCTCGGGTACGCCGCGACGGGCGGCCGCCGGGACTTCAGCTCCGTCAGCTCCGTCGTCGCGACGCGCTACGAGGTGCTGGTCGAGCACAAGCACGCCGCCCGCGCCCGCGAGCTCCTCGCCGACCTCCCCGGCGCCCTGCCCAACCCGTTCGCCTGA
- the purQ gene encoding phosphoribosylformylglycinamidine synthase subunit PurQ — translation MKIGVVTFPGSLDDVDAQRAVRIGGNEAVALWHGDEDLHGVDAIVLPGGFSYGDYLRCGAISRFSPVMTSLVEAAGKGMPVLGICNGFQVLCESHLLPGALIRNDHRKFICRDQRLRIENATTAWTSAYEAGQEITVVLKNGEGAYVADEATLDRLEGEGQVVARYLGNPNGSQRDIAGVTNAAGNVVGLMPHPEHAVEHLTGPGTDGLGFFTSLVERAFA, via the coding sequence GTGAAGATCGGCGTCGTCACCTTCCCCGGCTCGCTCGACGACGTCGACGCGCAGCGCGCGGTCCGCATCGGCGGCAACGAGGCCGTGGCGCTCTGGCACGGCGACGAGGACCTCCACGGCGTCGACGCGATCGTGCTGCCGGGCGGCTTCTCCTACGGCGACTACCTGCGCTGCGGCGCCATCTCGCGCTTCTCGCCGGTGATGACGTCGCTGGTCGAGGCGGCCGGGAAGGGCATGCCCGTCCTGGGCATCTGCAACGGCTTCCAGGTGCTCTGCGAGTCCCACCTGCTCCCCGGTGCGCTCATCCGCAACGACCACCGCAAGTTCATCTGCCGCGACCAGCGCCTCCGCATCGAGAACGCGACGACGGCGTGGACCTCGGCGTACGAGGCCGGCCAGGAGATCACGGTCGTGCTGAAGAACGGCGAGGGGGCCTACGTCGCGGACGAGGCGACGCTCGACCGCCTCGAGGGCGAGGGCCAGGTCGTGGCGCGCTACCTGGGCAACCCCAACGGGTCCCAGCGCGACATCGCCGGCGTCACCAACGCCGCGGGCAACGTCGTGGGCCTCATGCCGCACCCCGAGCACGCGGTGGAGCACCTCACCGGCCCCGGCACCGACGGGCTCGGCTTCTTCACATCGCTCGTCGAGCGGGCGTTCGCCTGA
- a CDS encoding DUF6571 family protein has translation MVDIDTLLSWKPTDLAAVGDRLNEDRRTLLDLQDEVDDGYPPSTWTGDGSTAARTNHTRLRDDLNDLVAEIAPVITAIDSAASTILAAQQKVEAARQTIAARGWLLSTAGGQVRADPPAGAEEGDGDREAVQGAVDEITTALSDAQQADADLAAVLGNAESNQYDGGTGTLSDAGLPPHLQGLSEAELVDYFMEHPEETAPYVDQLSTQQQQALGESLAGQLERLDYGDWNYGDQETDADDWLTDSELAQLNAQLAAFGHNATVATTALNQIGPETYLELQQNLLMPHGDQGTEPPTIGTMGESQRQLGALLAAGTSGITADGQAGSTTHVPEEWVDDLVDHATSTDYNYNWGPDTVNGLQLLGVAAGEPGHGTYFLNRLGSEVERYEADYMAENGGVPWSQWSSGPDSRLDYTAYGADDGRSWDELMSENRLDPGTPSGFDPMAGVFEGMAHNPDAAREFLSGDPYVAEGQDAPENRIDYYLNDREWDTSPHEDEWVTGMRHFGDALVSATTESPTPVSADLAEQAVTAAQGGALDDYPSLQRDYATILGAYMPDVYDAFSGPGAQDLQSQGDTNPWLPGEQTADMRARFSEAELRDVLQQVGQDETAGQNLTGAATLYANYGYDAVFSGAVDAGAEGQDLTGQWNSRLDNAVSSVNSPFADVVGSLGEGYSEHLRAEGLRADQEASNAGDGYWQAGGYVANKLAGEIPFVGAVAPDVVDAAVDGITGLNDVDTTNEVRADIGSYVYNTEGALQGVAEGAVYRNLPVDYLQQYAPELVGPDGRAVPMNEWTQAQADAWASLNGTSGPGGVAGQLSSDLADQLDGSASQTERQDGN, from the coding sequence ATGGTCGACATCGACACCCTGCTGTCCTGGAAGCCGACCGACCTGGCAGCCGTGGGCGACCGGCTCAACGAGGACCGCAGGACGCTGCTCGACCTGCAGGACGAGGTCGACGACGGGTACCCCCCGAGCACGTGGACGGGCGACGGCTCGACCGCCGCCCGCACGAACCACACGCGGCTCCGCGACGACCTCAACGACCTGGTGGCCGAGATCGCCCCGGTCATCACCGCCATCGACAGCGCAGCCTCGACGATCCTCGCCGCGCAGCAGAAGGTCGAGGCCGCGCGGCAGACGATCGCCGCCCGTGGCTGGCTCCTGTCGACGGCCGGCGGGCAGGTCCGGGCCGATCCCCCGGCGGGCGCCGAGGAGGGCGACGGCGACCGCGAGGCCGTCCAGGGCGCGGTCGACGAGATCACGACGGCGCTCTCCGACGCCCAGCAGGCGGACGCGGACCTCGCGGCCGTGCTGGGCAACGCGGAGTCGAACCAGTACGACGGGGGCACCGGCACGCTGTCCGACGCGGGCCTGCCGCCCCACCTGCAGGGGCTCAGCGAGGCGGAGCTCGTCGACTACTTCATGGAGCACCCGGAGGAGACGGCGCCCTACGTCGACCAGCTCTCGACGCAGCAGCAGCAGGCGCTGGGCGAGTCCCTGGCGGGCCAGCTCGAGCGGCTGGACTACGGCGACTGGAACTACGGCGACCAGGAGACCGACGCCGACGACTGGCTGACCGACTCCGAGCTGGCCCAGCTCAACGCGCAGCTGGCGGCCTTCGGCCACAACGCGACGGTCGCGACCACGGCGCTGAACCAGATCGGTCCCGAGACCTACCTCGAGCTGCAGCAGAACCTGCTCATGCCCCACGGCGACCAGGGCACCGAGCCGCCGACGATCGGCACGATGGGCGAGTCGCAGCGTCAGCTCGGCGCCCTGCTGGCGGCCGGCACCTCGGGCATCACCGCCGACGGGCAGGCCGGGTCGACCACCCACGTGCCGGAGGAATGGGTCGACGACCTCGTCGACCACGCGACGTCGACCGACTACAACTACAACTGGGGCCCCGACACGGTCAACGGCCTCCAGCTGCTGGGCGTCGCGGCCGGCGAGCCCGGTCACGGCACGTACTTCCTCAACCGGCTGGGCTCCGAGGTCGAGCGCTACGAGGCCGACTACATGGCCGAGAACGGCGGCGTCCCCTGGTCGCAGTGGTCCTCCGGTCCGGACTCGCGCCTCGACTACACGGCGTACGGCGCGGACGACGGCCGGTCGTGGGACGAGCTCATGTCCGAGAACCGCCTCGACCCGGGGACCCCGAGCGGGTTCGACCCGATGGCCGGGGTCTTCGAGGGCATGGCGCACAACCCGGACGCGGCCCGGGAGTTCCTGTCGGGCGACCCCTACGTCGCCGAGGGCCAGGACGCCCCGGAGAACCGGATCGACTACTACCTCAACGACCGCGAGTGGGACACCAGCCCGCACGAGGACGAGTGGGTCACCGGCATGCGGCACTTCGGCGACGCGCTCGTGTCGGCGACCACCGAGTCGCCGACACCGGTGTCCGCCGACCTCGCGGAGCAGGCGGTGACCGCGGCCCAGGGTGGGGCGCTCGACGACTACCCGTCGCTGCAGCGCGACTACGCGACGATCCTCGGCGCCTACATGCCTGACGTGTACGACGCGTTCAGCGGCCCCGGCGCCCAGGACCTGCAGTCGCAGGGCGACACCAACCCGTGGCTGCCGGGCGAGCAGACCGCCGACATGCGGGCGCGCTTCTCCGAGGCGGAGCTGCGCGACGTGCTCCAGCAGGTCGGTCAGGACGAGACGGCCGGCCAGAACCTGACGGGCGCGGCGACCCTCTACGCGAACTACGGGTACGACGCGGTCTTCAGCGGCGCGGTCGACGCCGGCGCCGAGGGCCAGGACCTCACGGGCCAGTGGAACTCGCGGCTCGACAACGCGGTCTCGTCCGTCAACTCGCCGTTCGCCGACGTGGTCGGCTCCCTCGGCGAGGGCTACAGCGAGCACCTGCGGGCGGAGGGCCTGCGCGCCGACCAGGAGGCCAGCAACGCCGGTGACGGCTACTGGCAGGCGGGCGGATACGTCGCGAACAAGCTCGCCGGCGAGATCCCCTTCGTCGGTGCGGTGGCCCCGGACGTCGTGGACGCCGCGGTCGACGGCATCACCGGGCTCAACGACGTGGACACCACCAACGAGGTGCGCGCCGACATCGGCTCCTACGTCTACAACACCGAGGGCGCGCTGCAGGGCGTGGCGGAGGGCGCGGTCTACCGCAACCTGCCGGTGGACTACCTCCAGCAGTACGCCCCCGAGCTGGTCGGTCCGGACGGCCGCGCGGTGCCGATGAACGAGTGGACGCAGGCCCAGGCGGATGCCTGGGCGAGCCTGAACGGCACGAGCGGGCCCGGCGGCGTGGCCGGCCAGCTCTCCAGCGACCTCGCCGACCAGCTCGACGGGTCCGCCAGCCAGACGGAGCGCCAGGACGGCAACTGA
- a CDS encoding long-chain-fatty-acid--CoA ligase — MTNLSSLLEGSAQQFPARTAIILGDTRLSYAQVDGAANQVANLLVSRGIKPGDKVALTCPNLPYFSIVYYGILKAGATVVPLNVLLKAREIAYHLDDSDAKAYFCFQGTPELPMGAEGKAGFDQTPGAEHFFVITADPAAPSPIEGAETFGQALAGQAPTFEPVATDDGDTAVILYTSGTTGQPKGAELSHSNMLSNALVSEQLFGADAENPDTYLCVLPLFHSFGQTVIQNSAFAFGGTVVMLPRFEAEPALGLMLKEKVTFFAGVPTMYWGLLGALDDSVDVSSLAANLRVAAAGGSALPKEVHKNFQQKFGVTILEGYGLSETSPVASFSPFGEEPRVGSIGTPIPGVEMKLIDAEWNEVTEDDAVGEIAIKGPNIMKGYYGRPDATAAAIQDGWFRSGDLGKKDADGWYYIVDRAKDMIIRGGFNVYPREIEEVLMTHPAVSLAAVIGVPHESHGEEVKAYVILDKTADPVTADELVAWGKEQFAAYKYPRTVEVVETLPMTATGKILKRELD, encoded by the coding sequence ATGACCAACCTGTCGTCCCTGCTCGAGGGCTCCGCGCAGCAGTTCCCCGCCCGCACCGCGATCATCCTCGGCGACACCCGCCTGAGCTACGCCCAGGTCGACGGTGCCGCCAACCAGGTCGCGAACCTGCTCGTCTCCCGCGGCATCAAGCCGGGCGACAAGGTGGCGCTGACCTGCCCGAACCTGCCGTACTTCTCGATCGTCTACTACGGCATCCTCAAGGCCGGCGCGACGGTGGTGCCCCTCAACGTGCTGCTCAAAGCCCGCGAGATCGCCTACCACCTCGACGACTCCGACGCGAAGGCCTACTTCTGCTTCCAGGGCACGCCCGAGCTGCCGATGGGCGCCGAGGGCAAGGCGGGCTTCGACCAGACGCCCGGCGCGGAGCACTTCTTCGTCATCACGGCCGACCCGGCCGCGCCGTCGCCGATCGAGGGCGCGGAGACGTTCGGCCAGGCGCTCGCCGGCCAGGCGCCGACCTTCGAGCCCGTCGCCACCGACGACGGCGACACCGCGGTCATCCTCTACACGTCGGGCACGACCGGCCAGCCCAAGGGCGCCGAGCTCAGCCACTCCAACATGCTGTCGAACGCGCTGGTGAGCGAGCAGCTCTTCGGCGCGGACGCGGAGAACCCCGACACCTACCTGTGCGTGCTGCCGCTCTTCCACTCCTTCGGCCAGACGGTCATCCAGAACAGCGCGTTCGCCTTCGGCGGCACCGTGGTGATGCTGCCGCGCTTCGAGGCCGAGCCCGCCCTGGGCCTGATGCTGAAGGAGAAGGTGACCTTCTTCGCGGGCGTGCCGACGATGTACTGGGGCCTCCTGGGCGCGCTCGACGACTCGGTCGACGTCTCCAGCCTCGCCGCCAACCTCCGCGTCGCGGCCGCCGGCGGCTCCGCGCTGCCCAAGGAGGTGCACAAGAACTTCCAGCAGAAGTTCGGCGTGACCATCCTCGAGGGCTATGGCCTCTCCGAGACCTCCCCGGTCGCGTCGTTCTCGCCCTTCGGCGAGGAGCCGCGGGTCGGCTCGATCGGCACCCCCATCCCCGGCGTGGAGATGAAGCTGATCGACGCCGAGTGGAACGAGGTCACCGAGGACGACGCCGTCGGCGAGATCGCGATCAAGGGCCCGAACATCATGAAGGGCTACTACGGCCGCCCCGACGCCACGGCTGCCGCCATCCAGGACGGCTGGTTCCGCTCGGGCGACCTCGGCAAGAAGGACGCCGACGGCTGGTACTACATCGTCGACCGCGCCAAGGACATGATCATCCGCGGCGGCTTCAACGTGTACCCGCGCGAGATCGAGGAGGTGCTGATGACGCACCCCGCGGTCTCGCTCGCCGCCGTCATCGGCGTGCCGCACGAGTCGCACGGCGAGGAGGTCAAGGCGTACGTCATCCTCGACAAGACGGCCGACCCGGTGACCGCCGACGAGCTGGTCGCCTGGGGCAAGGAGCAGTTCGCGGCGTACAAGTACCCGCGCACCGTGGAGGTCGTCGAGACCCTCCCGATGACGGCCACCGGCAAGATCCTCAAGCGCGAGCTCGACTGA
- a CDS encoding PP2C family protein-serine/threonine phosphatase: MEPFQSLRSSAGAASPDLLEAYERVDWAATAVGPPSTWSPALVVAVRLVLATPIPSVLFWGDERTYFYNDAIAAVIGDRHPAVLGQPAEASFPESWSRVGPLITDVLEHGRPAWLEDSLVPVERDGRVAEHWYSYAYSPVRDLDGTIVAVHGVSIETTRQVLAQRQLRLLNALGSATAGAQSLLTLRVAALGMLRNELPSMEVVDVRMPAPVTEPAAPGTRSVVPVAGAVEEADAEGAAVPGADRWWTRPDAIRPGHGIVAWEPKEDAEVPAGAVPLAALGPAAWLHGQTILVCRGDSAADEDLGPFLQVVADMLAAAVIRIRGLQGERADAASDRALSLELQAAMLASRHDTPRAEGPRTASRYVPASARQQVGGDWHDTFPLPDGPLVVAIGDVAGHDGRSAAAMGQLRSLVRGIVLAGTRSSSRPSPAQVTELLDQAIAHFEVDAVATFLLAEVVLAERPGGGRGYTIRWANAGHPPPVLLGPDGTAALLDDAGQMLLGIDPETVRSDLEANVPAGSTLLLYTDGLVERRGELLDAGMERLRAAVADQPDLGPDALCDHVLTALGPFEDDDVAILAVRLG, translated from the coding sequence GTGGAGCCCTTCCAGAGCCTGCGCTCGAGCGCGGGCGCGGCGAGCCCGGACCTGCTCGAGGCATACGAGCGCGTCGACTGGGCCGCCACCGCGGTCGGCCCGCCGTCCACGTGGTCACCCGCCCTCGTCGTCGCGGTGCGGCTGGTGCTGGCCACCCCGATCCCGTCGGTGCTGTTCTGGGGGGACGAGCGCACCTACTTCTACAACGACGCCATCGCCGCGGTGATCGGCGACCGGCACCCCGCGGTCCTCGGCCAGCCGGCCGAGGCGTCGTTCCCGGAGTCGTGGAGCCGGGTCGGACCGCTCATCACCGACGTCCTCGAGCACGGACGCCCCGCGTGGCTCGAGGACTCCCTCGTGCCGGTGGAGCGTGACGGACGGGTCGCGGAGCACTGGTACAGCTACGCCTACTCCCCCGTGCGCGACCTCGACGGCACGATCGTGGCGGTGCACGGGGTCTCGATCGAGACGACCCGGCAGGTCCTCGCCCAGCGTCAGCTGCGGCTGCTCAACGCCCTCGGCAGCGCGACCGCCGGGGCCCAGTCGCTCCTCACCCTGCGGGTCGCCGCGCTCGGCATGCTGCGCAACGAGCTGCCGTCCATGGAGGTCGTCGACGTGCGCATGCCGGCGCCCGTCACCGAGCCGGCCGCGCCCGGCACGCGCAGCGTCGTGCCGGTGGCCGGAGCAGTGGAGGAGGCCGACGCCGAGGGCGCAGCCGTCCCGGGGGCCGACCGCTGGTGGACGCGCCCCGACGCGATCCGCCCCGGGCACGGCATCGTGGCGTGGGAGCCGAAGGAGGACGCGGAGGTCCCCGCCGGCGCGGTGCCCCTCGCGGCGCTCGGTCCCGCCGCCTGGCTGCACGGCCAGACGATCCTCGTGTGCCGCGGCGACAGCGCCGCGGACGAGGACCTCGGGCCCTTCCTCCAGGTCGTCGCCGACATGCTCGCCGCGGCGGTGATCCGCATCCGCGGCCTCCAGGGGGAGCGGGCCGACGCCGCGAGCGACCGGGCGCTCTCGCTCGAGCTGCAGGCCGCCATGCTCGCCTCCCGCCACGACACGCCCCGGGCGGAGGGCCCCCGCACCGCCAGCCGCTACGTGCCCGCGTCCGCGCGCCAGCAGGTCGGCGGCGACTGGCACGACACGTTCCCGCTCCCCGACGGGCCGCTGGTGGTCGCGATCGGCGACGTCGCCGGTCACGACGGTCGCTCCGCCGCGGCGATGGGGCAGCTGCGCAGCCTGGTGCGCGGCATCGTGCTCGCGGGCACCCGCTCGAGCTCTCGGCCCAGCCCGGCCCAGGTGACCGAGCTGCTCGACCAGGCGATTGCCCACTTCGAGGTCGACGCCGTGGCGACCTTCCTCCTCGCGGAGGTGGTCCTCGCCGAACGACCGGGGGGCGGGCGCGGCTACACGATCCGCTGGGCCAACGCCGGCCACCCGCCGCCGGTGCTGCTCGGCCCGGACGGCACGGCCGCGTTGCTCGACGACGCCGGCCAGATGCTGCTCGGCATCGATCCCGAGACCGTGCGCAGCGACCTCGAGGCCAACGTGCCGGCGGGATCGACCCTGCTGCTCTACACCGACGGTCTCGTCGAGAGGCGCGGCGAGCTGCTCGACGCGGGCATGGAGCGCCTGCGTGCGGCCGTGGCGGACCAGCCGGACCTCGGGCCCGACGCCCTGTGCGACCACGTGCTGACGGCCCTGGGGCCCTTCGAGGACGACGACGTCGCCATCCTCGCCGTACGCCTGGGCTGA
- a CDS encoding SRPBCC family protein, translating to MPVPRLIADLTVPFAASPDVVHAYLADPANRPEWQSSLRRVAAVAAVGDHPGDTGTSWEDVTLVPGVRPRMTVEASEPPHRWVEAGTWRFVRATLAMTYTPRADGGTDARAVAHLEVPGPLTPLALALRVAAPPALRADLRSAARLLARRTG from the coding sequence GTGCCCGTCCCCCGGTTGATCGCCGACCTCACGGTGCCGTTCGCGGCGTCCCCCGACGTCGTGCACGCCTACCTCGCCGACCCGGCCAACCGGCCGGAGTGGCAGTCCAGCCTGCGGCGGGTGGCCGCCGTGGCGGCGGTCGGCGACCACCCCGGCGACACCGGTACGTCGTGGGAGGACGTGACCCTCGTCCCCGGCGTGCGGCCGCGGATGACGGTCGAGGCGAGCGAGCCGCCCCACCGCTGGGTGGAGGCCGGGACCTGGCGCTTCGTGCGGGCCACCCTCGCGATGACCTACACGCCCCGGGCCGACGGGGGCACCGACGCCCGGGCGGTGGCCCACCTGGAGGTGCCGGGACCGCTCACGCCGCTGGCCCTCGCCCTGCGGGTGGCTGCCCCGCCCGCGCTCCGTGCGGACCTGCGCTCGGCCGCGCGGCTGTTGGCGCGCCGTACCGGGTGA